The following are encoded together in the Onychostoma macrolepis isolate SWU-2019 chromosome 03, ASM1243209v1, whole genome shotgun sequence genome:
- the LOC131537206 gene encoding uncharacterized protein LOC131537206, whose translation MRAVDIQNKSGMQYIHLSFSEEIEKVLKRYPCEVTSRIHSLEISLNVDGLPLFKSSSLSMWPVLCSIHLEPVIVFPVTLTLGSQRPLDLTFLEDAVTEIKQLLESGLTFDGRIIEVKLSCIVCDAPAKAMVKNTKSFSAYYGCDRCEQKGFWEGRMTYQEVDGFEVRTDHSFRAQTQPEHHKGRTPLTELPIDMAGQIPIDYMHQACLGVMKKLLTIWTRGEKGRSRQTMISIGQVDVVSARLIDLQQCIPSCFARKPRSLRHLERWKATELRQFLVYTGKLVLSGSLGSPLVLQQLPCLMCESSICLIELKRDVFKYCLYERITIMYLL comes from the coding sequence ATGCGAGCAGTTGATATTCAGAATAAATCTGGAATGCAGTATATTCATCTctcattttctgaagaaattgAGAAAGTGTTGAAAAGATATCCTTGTGAGGTGACTTCAAGAATACATTCTCTGGAGATTTCTTTAAATGTTGATGGACTTCCACTCTTCAAAAGTTCATCATTGTCAATGTGGCCTGTGTTGTGCTCCATTCATCTCGAACCAGTGATTGTATTTCCTGTAACACTGACACTGGGATCTCAAAGACCATTAGATCTTACATTTCTTGAGGATGCtgttacagaaataaaacaattactaGAAAGTGGTCTTACATTTGATGGAAGGATCATTGAAGTCAAGCTAAGCTGTATTGTATGTGATGCACCAGCCAAAGCAATGGTGAAAAACACCAAGTCATTTTCTGCATATTATGGTTGTGACAGATGTGAACAAAAAGGATTCTGGGAAGGAAGAATGACTTATCAAGAAGTTGATGGGTTTGAAGTAAGAACAGATCATTCATTTAGAGCTCAAACCCAACCAGAACACCATAAAGGAAGAACACCTTTGACAGAGTTACCAATTGATATGGCTGGCCAGATTCCCATTGATTACATGCACCAGGCATGTCTTGGTGTTATGAAGAAATTGTTGACAATTTGGACAAGAGGAGAAAAGGGACGTAGTAGACAAACCATGATCTCCATTGGTCAAGTAGATGTGGTGAGTGCAAGGCTTATTGATCTTCAGCAATGCATTCCTTCTTGTTTTGCTAGAAAACCAAGAAGTCTGAGACACCTGGAAAGGTGGAAGGCTACAGAGCTTAGACAATTCCTGGTTTATACTGGAAAGCTGGTTTTATCAGGAAGTCTAGGATCGCCACTGGTTTTACAGCAGTTACCGTGTTTAATGTGTGAAAGCAGCATTTGTCTTATCGAACTTAAAAgagatgtatttaaatattgtttatatgAGAGAATCACAATAATGTATCTTTTGTAG
- the LOC131534541 gene encoding clumping factor A-like: MLITVSLVMLWWYSTRVKNKSPNTVKEEQLQITRKPTKRQLEWHFTEGSETATTPAADSVPEMDRAPDTVFVLETDSVPETDSVPETDIAPEMDRAPDTVFVPETDSVPETDSVPETVFVPETDSVPETDIAPEMDSAPDTVFVPETDSVPEMDSVPEMDSAPDTVFVPETDSVPETDIAPDMDSTPDTVFVPETDNVPETDIAPEMDSTPDTVFVPETNSVPKMDSAPETDSAPDTDIAPDMDSAPEMDSAPDTVFVPEMDSAPEMDSAPDTVFVPEMDSAPEMDSAPEMDSAPDTVFVPEMDSVPEMDSVPEMDSAPEMDSAPEMDSAPDTVFVPEMDSVPEMDSAPEMDSAPEMDSAPDTVFVPEMDSVPEMDSVPEMDSVPRWTVRLRQTVL; the protein is encoded by the exons ATGCTGATCACTGTCAGTCTGGTGATGTTATGGTGGTACTCCACCAGGGTGAAAAATAAATCACCAAATACAGTGAAAGAGGAACAACTACAGATCACCAGAAAGCCAACCAAGAGACAACTGGAGTGGCATTTCACAGAAG GATCTGAGACTGCCACTACCCCTGCAGCTGACAGTGTGCCAGAGATGGACAGAGCACCTGATACCGTCTTTGTCCTGGAGACAGACAGTGTGCCTGAGACGGACAGCGTGCCTGAGACGGACATTGCGCCTGAGATGGACCGTGCACCTGATACCGTCTTTGTCCCGGAGACGGACAGTGTGCCTGAGACGGACAGCGTGCCTGAGACCGTCTTTGTCCCGGAGACGGACAGCGTGCCTGAGACGGACATTGCACCTGAGATGGACAGTGCACCTGATACCGTCTTTGTCCCAGAGACGGACAGTGTGCCTGAGATGGACAGTGTGCCTGAGATGGACAGTGCACCTGATACTGTCTTTGTCCCAGAGACGGACAGTGTGCCTGAGACGGACATTGCGCCCGACATGGACAGTACACCTGATACCGTCTTTGTCCCAGAGACGGACAATGTGCCTGAGACGGACATTGCGCCCGAGATGGACAGTACACCTGATACCGTCTTTGTCCCAGAGACGAACAGTGTGCCCAAGATGGACAGTGCGCCTGAGACAGACAGTGCTCCTGACACGGACATTGCGCCTGATATGGACAGTGCGCCCGAGATGGACAGTGCGCCTGATACCGTCTTTGTCCCTGAGATGGACAGTGCGCCTGAGATGGACAGTGCACCTGATACCGTCTTTGTCCCTGAGATGGACAGTGCGCCTGAGATGGACAGTGCGCCCGAGATGGACAGTGCACCTGATACCGTCTTTGTCCCTGAGATGGACAGTGTGCCCGAGATGGACAGTGTGCCCGAGATGGACAGTGCGCCCGAGATGGACAGTGCGCCTGAGATGGACAGTGCACCTGATACCGTCTTTGTCCCTGAGATGGACAGTGTGCCCGAGATGGACAGTGCGCCTGAGATGGACAGTGCGCCCGAGATGGACAGTGCACCTGATACCGTCTTTGTCCCTGAGATGGACAGTGTGCCCGAGATGGACAGTGTGCCCGAGATGGACAGTGTGCCGAGATGGACAGTGCGCCTGAGACAGACAGTGCTCTGA